In Candidatus Alcyoniella australis, the DNA window ATTTTAAGCAGCTGATCGCAGGTGATGCAGAACCCGGCGCGGGAGAGCTTGTCCGCGTAGCCGTAAAACAGGTCTTGTTCGGTGATACACCGGGCATAGAGCATGCGGATGATCCGCTTGTGACTGCGTCGTTCCGTTCGCATCGGCGGGCGGCGCTCCTTGGTGGTTGACAGCTTGTTGTGTCTGCGCGGCCCATAAGATGGCGCTCTGCGGCGGGGAATGCAAGACGGGGAAAACTTGCTCAGTCCTCGCGCGGCTCCGATTGCGAGGTAAGCTCGATCAGCTCGGCGAAACTCAGATCAAGCTCGTCGGACGACAGCGGCGCGACCAGCTGATCCAGGCGCGATTCAAGGCTGTGCAGCGCTTGCGGCGGCTGGATCTCCGAGCAGTCGGGCGGATCGTTGTAGACCGCGGCCACCACGTCGGAGACTTTAATGCGCGAGATCGAGCGCACGGGAAGCAGCCCCGACGAGCCCTCGCTGACCAGCGCCACGAGCCCGGCGCGTTCCAGCAGCGAGACCGAGCGATTGATGGTCTCCAGCGGGAAGTCGATCAGTTCGACCAGTTCCTCGATTGTCGGCTGCGGATCGCCGTTGAAAAACCGTCGCGAGATCTCATAGAACAGCGTGATCGCCAGCTTTGCCCGCTGCCGCGGACTCAGCCCGTGTTCGTTGATGCGGTGCATCATCAGCGCGCGGAAGTTCTGATGCACGTAAGCGGTCTCCGCTCCGAGCAGCACGATCAGCCAAGTCAGATAGAGCCAGATCAGGAAGATCGGCAACACCGAGAGTGAGCCGTAAATCTTGTTGATCGAAACCAGGTTGCCCACGTAGTACGTGAAGCCCATCTTGGCCAATTCCCACAGCACTCCGGCCACGGTCCCGCCCAGAATTGCCGAGCGCAGCTTAACCCGCGTATGAGGCACCACCAGGAATGTGACGGTCAGCATTCCGATTGCCACCATGTATTGGAAGATCAGCAGGAAGAAGCTCTTGAGCACCGGCAGGCTGTCCACGGTGCCGGTGTCCAGCAGGTCCTTGACCTTGGCCGTGAGCAGCATCGATAGGCCGATCAGCAGCGGCCCCCAGACGATCACCGCGGTGAAGCTGAAGAACTTGCCCATTATCGAGCGCCGCTTGTCGACTTTCCAAACGTTGTTCAGCGCGCTCTCGATGGTGTTGAAGAACAGGATTGCGGTGATGAAAAACGCGATCATGCCCACGTAGCGCACGGTGTGGGCGTTGGCCGCGAAACTGTCGAGGTTCTCGCGAATCAGGTCGGTCTCGATCACGCCGCCGGGAATCAGCGCCTCGGTAACGAAGGTCTTGATCTGATTCTCCAGCGAGGCAAATGCCGAAAAGCTGGTGAAGATCGAGAACGCCACCACCATCAGCGGCACCAGCGCCAGCAGACTGGTGTAGGAAAGACCGGCCGAACGCACCACGCAGGCGTCGCGGTTGTATTGGGCGAACAACTCGACTAAAAAGCGCATCAGGTTGAGCAACCAGGCGCGCCACCAGGAGAATGAGGCGAGATCGTGCAGGAAAAGATCGCGCAACAAGCTGCCCGAATTGACCCGTTTCTTGATCATGCCCCTCTCGTAATGCTGATCCGATAAAGAATGAACCGCAGCCGACGGGACTGTCAAGGACGGCGGAGATCGACCCTGTAGCGCAAATCCAGCCAAAGGGACTTTTCAACGATTTACCAGAGGTTATAATCGGCGGGCGAAAACTGATTGCGAGAGTGGCGGAACTGGCAGACGCGCTGGATTTAGGTTCCAGTGACCAATGGTCTTGGGGGTTCGAGTCCCCCCTCTCGCACGCGGCTTGGAGCCGCTGCAAAACTCGCGTAGGACGCTGGTCCTAATGCCACGACCCACTCCGCGGCACCTTAGAGGTGCAGCGAAACTCGCGCAGTCCGCTGGTCGTAATCCAACGACCCACTCCGCGGCACCTTAGAGGTGCCACAAAACTCGCGTAGTTCGCTGGTCCTAATGCCACGACCTACCCCGCGTCGGCACCTTAGAGGTGCAGCGAAACTCGCGTAGGACGATAGTCCTAATGCCACGACCCACTCCGCGGCACCTTAGAGGTGCCACAAAACTCGCGTAGTTCGCTGGTCGTAGCGCCACGACCTTCTCCGCGGCACCTTGGAGGTGCAGCGAAACTCGCGCAGGACGATAGTCCTAATGCCAAGACCTACCCCGCGTCGGCACCTTGGAGGTGCAGCAAAACTCGCGCAGTCCGCTGGTCGTAGCGCCCTTTCTCCGCGGCACCTTAGAGGTGCCACGAAACTCGCGTAGTTCGCTGGTCCTAATGCCACGACCCACTCCGCACCTCTTCTCTCAGAATAATAAAAATCAACTGTTTATCGGAATCGATTCGCTTCGTTGAACGAAAAACACGGCGCTGTTCAGCCCCCTCCGGATGAAAACCACTCGACAACATCCTGCTCGCGCGGGGGAGGAGAGAGGGCGGCGCGATGGCTGCGCAATCGCGCCGCCTGCCCACACCCACCTGCTCGCCGGGGCAGCTCGAAGCTGCCGCGAGTCATGCCCACGGCTCAAAGCCGGGCTTCCCTAGATCGATTGGGTTGGAGAATGGAGGCGGCGACCGGAATCGAACCGGTGAATAAGGGTTTTGCAGACCCCTGCCTTACCTCTTGGCTACGCCGCCGGGAAAGAAAATGGAGCGGGAAACGGGATTTGAACCCGCGACCCTCGCCTTGGCAAGGCGATGCTCTACCACTGAGCTATTC includes these proteins:
- a CDS encoding YhjD/YihY/BrkB family envelope integrity protein; translation: MIKKRVNSGSLLRDLFLHDLASFSWWRAWLLNLMRFLVELFAQYNRDACVVRSAGLSYTSLLALVPLMVVAFSIFTSFSAFASLENQIKTFVTEALIPGGVIETDLIRENLDSFAANAHTVRYVGMIAFFITAILFFNTIESALNNVWKVDKRRSIMGKFFSFTAVIVWGPLLIGLSMLLTAKVKDLLDTGTVDSLPVLKSFFLLIFQYMVAIGMLTVTFLVVPHTRVKLRSAILGGTVAGVLWELAKMGFTYYVGNLVSINKIYGSLSVLPIFLIWLYLTWLIVLLGAETAYVHQNFRALMMHRINEHGLSPRQRAKLAITLFYEISRRFFNGDPQPTIEELVELIDFPLETINRSVSLLERAGLVALVSEGSSGLLPVRSISRIKVSDVVAAVYNDPPDCSEIQPPQALHSLESRLDQLVAPLSSDELDLSFAELIELTSQSEPRED